The genomic interval GATGCTAACCCGTTGGGCCCCTTGAGTTGGTATGACGCCATGGCGAGATGTGGCTCTTTCAAAACCGCCGGTATTGACGGCTGGCGGTTGCCGAGCAAGGATGAGCTTATGTCATTATACCATGCAATTCTAGGCGGACATCCCTTTACCGGGGGACAGTCCTGGTACTGGTCCAGCACGACCTTCGCGGACGACAGGGCCGACGCGTGGGGCGTATACATGGGCTTCGGAAAAGTGTCCGTCCGCAGCAAGACCAACCACAACTACGTGTGGCTGGTCCGCCCCCATTACCGGGGTGTACGTATATTGCCGTAATTTTTTCAATAAAATCCGTGACTAAACTGAAAGGAGAACCATCATGAAGACGTGGACCAAAAATATTTGGACTGAGTGCTTTCATGACGTCTGCAGGGAATAATCTCCGACAATTCATAACGAACCCCTAAAATTACATCCGACGTCAAGACCTTCGCCTGCCACGTGTAGCCGGTCCGTGCTGGACGGTGAGGTGCTTAGGAAGTTTGTATTATTTGGTCCTTCAACCCCACCCAATCACAGAGGTATATCATGAGAAAAATGTCGAGAAAGTTTTTTGGAACAGCAGCTCTGGCTTTAGTAACTTACCGTTTCAATCCTTAGGAAAAAACATGAAAGTTTTTTAACCTTGAAAGAGCTATAATGCTTAGTAACCTTATTCTTCAGCCTTCAGTCTGAAAAGTAAGGTTATCGCCCCTACTTAACGATCCTTGTTTAAATTGGGTTGTGGGCAAAGCCCGCCTTAGTAATCTGCCTGACCGAAATGGTCATGTTTGATGCGGCCTTTGCCTGATGGTGAGTGGATACCGGTGAGACAGCGGTGCTGGACAGATGAAATTAACGGACAAGGCATGTTACAAACAAATCATTCAAAAACGCATAGCATAAC from Desulfonatronovibrio magnus carries:
- a CDS encoding DUF1566 domain-containing protein; protein product: MKKLWRKLFGTAALALMLCLTGLVMTSEALAQRLVDNGNGTVTDTVTGLMWTKDANPLGPLSWYDAMARCGSFKTAGIDGWRLPSKDELMSLYHAILGGHPFTGGQSWYWSSTTFADDRADAWGVYMGFGKVSVRSKTNHNYVWLVRPHYRGVRILP